The Zingiber officinale cultivar Zhangliang chromosome 9A, Zo_v1.1, whole genome shotgun sequence genome window below encodes:
- the LOC122018627 gene encoding 40S ribosomal protein S16-like, with product MASTATESVQCFGRKKTAVAVAHCKRGRGLIKVNGVPIELVKPEILRLKAFEPILLLGRQRFVGVDIRIRVKGGGKTSQIYAIRQSIAKALVAYNQKYVDEQSKQEIKDILVRYDRTLLVADPRRCEPKKFGGRGARARFQKSYR from the coding sequence ATGGCGTCGACGGCAACTGAATCCGTGCAGTGCTTCGGCAGGAAGAAGACAGCCGTCGCGGTGGCGCACTGCAAGCGAGGCCGTGGCCTGATCAAGGTGAACGGCGTCCCCATCGAGCTGGTGAAGCCGGAGATCCTCCGCCTCAAAGCATTCGAGCCGATCCTCCTCCTCGGGCGGCAGCGGTTCGTGGGAGTTGATATCCGCATCCGCGTCAAGGGCGGTGGTAAGACTTCCCAGATCTATGCCATCCGCCAGAGCATCGCCAAGGCCCTCGTCGCCTACAACCAAAAGTACGTTGACGAGCAGTCCAAGCAGGAGATCAAAGACATCCTCGTGCGCTACGACCGGACCCTTCTCGTTGCTGATCCCCGCCGATGCGAGCCCAAGAAATTTGGTGGTCGTGGCGCTCGCGCTCGTTTCCAGAAATCGTACCGGTAG